The following coding sequences are from one Gemmatimonadota bacterium window:
- a CDS encoding right-handed parallel beta-helix repeat-containing protein, which yields MNLIQKIALCVFVALIACGGNKPTEPENGDTPTDSGLDAHRFDITENQTSDFGMNTPGGRGGRIIRVTNLLASGQGSLNAALSASGSRIVVFEVGGVIDLNKTRLNIREPFVTVAGQTAPSPGITIIRGAIFIQTHDVVLQHIRVRPGDAGEAKRSGWEPDGISTAGADAYNILIDHCSISWAVDENLSASGPNTEGPDATSRRIAFVNCIIAECLNDASHSKGPHSMGSLIHDFCREIAIIGNLYAHNANRNPYFKAFTTGVIVNNLIYNPGSRAIQLSFSDAEFSDTNLVPQNARVSVVGNVMIHGDNTRSGLALVSSKGDAYLEDNIALDRTGANVPLTSGNIRILEEKPIWGNITPLPASAVVEHVVQSAGARPKDRDEIDQRIIREFLERKGRMIDSQQEAGGYPQINMVRRPLNIPPDVDAWLARLAAELEGK from the coding sequence ATGAATTTAATCCAAAAAATTGCATTGTGTGTTTTTGTCGCGCTTATTGCGTGTGGTGGAAATAAACCCACAGAACCAGAAAATGGAGATACTCCCACAGATAGCGGTCTGGATGCACACCGCTTTGACATTACGGAAAATCAGACCAGTGATTTCGGGATGAACACGCCTGGAGGACGCGGGGGCAGAATCATTCGGGTGACAAATCTGTTGGCGAGTGGACAGGGATCCCTCAATGCGGCACTATCTGCATCGGGCTCGCGTATTGTGGTATTCGAAGTGGGAGGGGTAATTGACCTGAACAAAACGCGGTTGAACATCCGCGAACCTTTTGTAACTGTGGCTGGACAAACCGCACCGAGCCCGGGCATTACCATCATTCGCGGTGCCATTTTCATTCAGACACACGATGTAGTTTTACAACATATTCGGGTGCGACCAGGCGATGCGGGCGAAGCAAAAAGAAGTGGATGGGAGCCAGATGGCATCTCCACAGCGGGTGCTGATGCGTACAATATATTGATCGATCACTGTTCGATTTCATGGGCAGTAGATGAAAATTTGAGCGCGTCTGGTCCAAACACCGAGGGACCAGACGCAACTTCTCGTCGCATCGCATTTGTCAATTGCATTATCGCCGAATGCCTGAATGATGCATCGCACAGCAAAGGCCCGCACTCCATGGGATCGCTGATTCACGACTTCTGTCGGGAGATCGCCATCATCGGCAATTTGTATGCCCACAATGCAAATCGCAACCCGTATTTCAAAGCATTTACAACCGGGGTGATCGTGAACAATTTGATCTACAACCCGGGATCCCGAGCGATTCAACTGAGTTTTTCAGATGCCGAATTTAGCGATACCAATCTCGTTCCACAAAATGCGCGTGTGAGCGTGGTGGGCAACGTGATGATTCACGGTGACAATACGCGGTCGGGACTGGCATTGGTGTCCTCAAAGGGCGATGCCTATCTCGAGGATAATATCGCTTTAGATAGAACAGGAGCTAATGTGCCTTTGACCTCGGGCAATATCCGCATTTTGGAAGAGAAACCCATCTGGGGTAACATCACACCATTGCCTGCATCAGCAGTAGTGGAACATGTGGTACAAAGCGCGGGTGCGCGTCCGAAAGACCGCGATGAAATAGATCAGCGTATTATACGCGAGTTTCTCGAACGCAAAGGTCGGATGATCGATAGCCAGCAGGAGGCGGGTGGATATCCCCAGATAAATATGGTCAGACGACCACTGAATATTCCTCCGGATGTGGATGCGTGGTTGGCGCGACTCGCGGCAGAACTCGAAGGAAAATAA
- the crcB gene encoding fluoride efflux transporter CrcB — protein MAQLLFIAGGGALGALLRYGMSMSIHILFGRGFPYGTLTVNVTGSILMGLLYVCLSEYMDMPWRDGLLIGLLGAFTTFSTFSIETLHLLETNHPVLALMNILLSVTLCIAGCWIGIAIGRAL, from the coding sequence GTGGCGCAACTACTATTCATAGCTGGTGGGGGTGCTCTGGGAGCCTTATTGCGCTACGGCATGTCCATGAGCATACACATCCTGTTCGGACGCGGCTTTCCCTATGGCACGCTCACGGTCAACGTCACCGGATCGATCCTCATGGGGCTCCTTTACGTATGCCTGTCTGAATATATGGACATGCCCTGGCGCGATGGTCTGCTAATAGGTCTCCTGGGGGCATTCACCACTTTTTCGACCTTTTCCATCGAAACCCTGCACCTGCTGGAAACGAACCACCCTGTACTCGCCTTGATGAACATCCTCTTAAGTGTCACCCTCTGCATCGCGGGGTGCTGGATCGGCATTGCAATCGGGCGAGCGCTATAA
- a CDS encoding aldo/keto reductase has product MQKRTLGRTGHQSTVATFGTFSVGYVDQDEADRAIQLVLDHGVNHIDIAPSYGHAMERVAPWMPDIRDDVFLGSKTNCRTRDEAWRDVEQMMKRLNVENFDLFQLHSVGTIPELDKATASGGALETLIEMREQGLTRWLGITGHGPQVPSTILESLSRFDFDTVMFPLNPASMRDANYRRDAEALLAEANARDIGIQTIKMIARGGWGENSKDCNTWYDPHREQKAIDRSLWWVLSQPVHTAPTCGEISLLPKVLNSAERFVPLTPDEQAAAIAAQRPPQPLPALAIPEV; this is encoded by the coding sequence ATGCAGAAACGAACCCTTGGACGCACTGGTCATCAGAGCACAGTAGCGACCTTTGGCACATTCTCGGTTGGATATGTGGATCAGGACGAAGCAGATCGCGCCATACAACTCGTCCTTGACCACGGCGTAAACCACATCGACATAGCACCGAGCTATGGGCACGCGATGGAACGCGTTGCTCCTTGGATGCCCGACATACGGGACGACGTATTCCTCGGCTCAAAAACAAACTGTCGCACGCGCGACGAAGCGTGGCGGGATGTGGAACAAATGATGAAACGACTAAACGTCGAAAACTTTGACCTGTTCCAACTCCACTCAGTCGGCACCATCCCCGAACTGGACAAAGCCACCGCATCGGGCGGCGCACTCGAAACCCTGATAGAAATGCGCGAACAGGGTTTGACCAGATGGCTGGGCATCACCGGGCACGGGCCTCAGGTACCGAGTACCATCCTGGAAAGCCTGAGCCGCTTCGACTTCGACACCGTCATGTTCCCCCTGAACCCGGCAAGCATGCGAGACGCGAATTATCGCCGGGACGCCGAAGCACTACTCGCCGAAGCAAATGCACGCGACATCGGCATCCAAACAATCAAAATGATCGCACGCGGTGGCTGGGGTGAAAATTCAAAAGACTGCAACACCTGGTACGACCCGCACCGGGAACAAAAAGCCATTGACCGTTCCCTGTGGTGGGTCTTGTCCCAGCCGGTACACACCGCCCCCACTTGCGGCGAAATCAGCCTGTTGCCAAAAGTTCTCAACTCAGCCGAGCGATTCGTCCCCCTCACCCCTGACGAACAGGCCGCCGCCATCGCCGCACAGCGACCGCCCCAGCCGCTTCCCGCACTGGCGATTCCCGAAGTGTGA
- a CDS encoding inner membrane CreD family protein, with product MVKRIIAIGIIFFCIAVGWIILSATVHIRTEQQDDKLKSAVGQLWGTAQTQRAPQIYWLERVTHIETIDGESVSRTVDEKHFLNLKASRIEVDLSLDHRRKGLLWYSTYQVQFAASYTLINPTDQNRHLSFDLELPAPNAVYDDFTLTVDGQSIAELPIRNGHLIQPIELSPGQELSIDLSYHSQGLDQWRYSFGDHVNQVSDFELAMHTDFAAIDFPPDSMSPTSRTRDGDAWTLTWKYNHLLTGIDLGMILPARLNPGPWVGKVVAAAPISLFLFFFLLFIFSIVRGLDLHPMHYFFIGAAFFSFHLLLAYLVDHLNIHYAFVLSSAVSIVLVISYMRLVLGTRLAFVEIGLGQFVYLVLFSYTFFFPGYTGLAVTLLCITTLFAAMQFTGRIDWNTVFNKESSQ from the coding sequence ATGGTCAAACGCATCATCGCCATTGGCATCATCTTTTTCTGCATCGCAGTAGGCTGGATTATTCTGAGTGCCACCGTCCACATTCGCACAGAGCAACAGGACGACAAGCTCAAAAGTGCTGTGGGGCAACTCTGGGGCACGGCGCAGACCCAGCGAGCACCACAAATCTACTGGCTGGAGCGCGTCACCCATATCGAAACTATCGACGGCGAGTCTGTCTCACGCACAGTAGATGAAAAACATTTCTTGAACCTCAAAGCCAGTCGCATTGAAGTTGACCTGTCTCTGGATCACCGTCGCAAAGGCTTGCTGTGGTATTCCACCTATCAGGTGCAATTCGCAGCCTCTTACACCCTGATCAACCCCACCGACCAGAACCGGCACCTGTCCTTCGACCTGGAACTACCCGCCCCGAATGCAGTGTACGACGACTTCACTTTAACCGTTGACGGTCAATCCATTGCCGAACTCCCAATCCGCAACGGTCATTTAATCCAACCCATCGAACTATCACCCGGACAGGAACTCTCCATTGATCTCTCCTATCACTCCCAGGGCCTGGACCAATGGCGGTACAGTTTTGGGGACCACGTCAATCAGGTATCGGACTTTGAACTGGCGATGCATACGGACTTCGCCGCCATTGACTTTCCCCCAGATAGCATGTCTCCCACCTCAAGGACCCGCGATGGCGACGCCTGGACCCTGACGTGGAAATACAATCATCTCCTCACCGGCATTGACCTGGGAATGATCCTCCCGGCCCGTCTCAATCCCGGACCCTGGGTCGGCAAAGTCGTTGCCGCCGCCCCCATCTCCCTCTTTCTTTTTTTCTTTTTGCTCTTTATCTTTTCCATAGTGCGCGGCCTCGACCTGCACCCGATGCACTATTTCTTCATCGGTGCTGCCTTCTTTAGTTTTCACCTGCTACTGGCTTATCTGGTTGACCACCTGAACATCCACTATGCCTTTGTCCTATCTTCGGCGGTCTCCATTGTCCTCGTCATTTCGTACATGAGGCTGGTCCTGGGCACGCGCCTGGCATTTGTCGAAATCGGCCTGGGACAATTTGTCTATCTCGTGCTCTTTTCCTACACCTTTTTCTTTCCCGGCTATACCGGACTCGCCGTCACCCTCTTGTGCATCACAACCCTGTTCGCCGCCATGCAATTCACCGGCCGCATCGACTGGAACACAGTATTTAATAAGGAATCATCTCAATGA
- a CDS encoding M20/M25/M40 family metallo-hydrolase, with translation MTIDWHHIEKEVTNFLQHLIRCNTTNPPGNEILCANYIADILKREGIDPTITESEPGRGNVTARLKGGNAPALMLLGHTDVVAVEPDKWSRDPFGGELHNGYIWGRGALDMKNMVAAELMVFLLLKRQGVTLNRDVIYAATADEEAGRGNHGIGWLIDHHPEQVNAKYVLTEGGGGDFYVNGKHFYTCQTGQKGIFRFRLQAKGRPGHGSRPHRDNAVVKLSRAIAALGQAKLPMHPSKTLRAFLEGIAATQDDETAQQLRRALDETDSENALQKLPLAPDMIASLRALLHNTISPTILEAGSKINVIPAEATARIDGRLAPGQTDKSFEAEIRSSIGDEIDLIVDQYSPPLEASTDSPLYETIVQVMAERDPDATVVPALMSGGTDAKHICPRWPHVQVYGFMPHRQVREEKEMNLIHGHNERTSVENLVFATRILYDIVMRFCQSSPGDNA, from the coding sequence ATGACCATAGACTGGCACCACATCGAAAAAGAAGTAACGAATTTCTTGCAGCACCTGATTCGGTGTAACACGACCAATCCCCCCGGCAATGAAATCCTGTGTGCAAATTATATTGCCGATATATTGAAGCGCGAGGGCATTGACCCCACGATCACAGAATCAGAACCCGGACGCGGAAATGTCACAGCGCGCTTAAAAGGTGGAAACGCACCCGCGCTCATGCTATTGGGACACACCGATGTCGTCGCCGTAGAACCCGATAAATGGTCGCGCGACCCCTTTGGCGGGGAATTGCACAACGGCTATATCTGGGGACGCGGCGCACTGGACATGAAAAACATGGTCGCAGCAGAACTCATGGTCTTCTTGCTCTTAAAACGGCAGGGTGTGACCCTGAACCGCGACGTAATCTATGCGGCAACCGCAGATGAAGAGGCTGGCAGAGGAAACCACGGCATCGGTTGGCTCATCGATCACCATCCCGAACAAGTCAATGCAAAATACGTATTGACAGAAGGCGGAGGCGGTGATTTTTATGTAAATGGAAAACACTTTTATACGTGTCAAACGGGACAAAAGGGCATTTTTCGATTTCGCCTGCAAGCAAAAGGACGCCCAGGACACGGCTCCCGTCCACACCGCGACAATGCAGTCGTCAAACTCAGCCGCGCCATTGCAGCTTTGGGACAGGCAAAACTTCCCATGCACCCCTCTAAAACACTGCGCGCATTCTTAGAAGGCATAGCAGCGACACAGGACGATGAGACCGCACAACAGTTGCGCCGCGCACTCGATGAGACAGACAGCGAGAACGCATTGCAAAAATTGCCCCTCGCGCCAGATATGATCGCCTCACTGCGCGCCCTATTGCACAACACGATCTCTCCAACAATCCTCGAAGCAGGCAGCAAAATCAATGTCATCCCCGCTGAAGCAACTGCGCGGATCGATGGCCGGCTCGCGCCCGGACAGACCGACAAGAGCTTTGAAGCCGAAATCCGATCCTCGATTGGCGATGAAATTGATCTTATTGTGGACCAGTATAGCCCACCTTTAGAAGCCAGTACAGATTCGCCCTTATATGAAACCATCGTCCAGGTCATGGCAGAACGCGACCCAGACGCCACCGTAGTCCCCGCGCTGATGAGCGGAGGCACAGACGCCAAGCATATTTGTCCGCGTTGGCCCCATGTACAGGTTTACGGATTTATGCCCCACCGACAAGTGC